The following coding sequences are from one Pseudomonas mendocina window:
- a CDS encoding IclR family transcriptional regulator: MIKTRPRPAVSGVASADRVLTVLTAFQLGDISLGLVELAERTGLNKSTIMRLVVSLETFGLINRMSDGRYQLASEVMRLNAVYQDALDLERHVMPVLQALTDETGETASLYVRHGAYRLCQFRVNSPHRLRMHLQPGDMRPMDDAAGAQALRTPFEKARTLRDPYYSCAATDPHASSMALPIFGAQEELVGAMVISGPASRLTLERVQSLRESFCSAASRLARSLGSKTLFLWEQSATPEAADQSKHSL; the protein is encoded by the coding sequence ATGATCAAGACGCGTCCACGTCCTGCGGTGAGTGGCGTGGCATCTGCAGATCGAGTGCTCACGGTGCTGACGGCTTTTCAGTTGGGTGACATCTCCCTGGGATTGGTCGAGTTGGCTGAGCGGACGGGGCTGAACAAGAGCACCATCATGCGCCTGGTGGTCTCGCTGGAAACCTTCGGTCTCATCAATCGGATGTCCGATGGCCGTTATCAGCTTGCCAGTGAGGTCATGCGCCTGAATGCGGTGTATCAGGACGCCCTGGATCTTGAGCGCCACGTCATGCCCGTTCTGCAGGCGCTGACCGACGAGACCGGCGAGACCGCCTCGCTTTACGTTCGGCATGGCGCCTACCGTTTGTGCCAGTTCCGGGTCAACTCGCCGCATCGTCTGCGCATGCACCTGCAGCCGGGTGATATGCGTCCAATGGACGACGCTGCCGGTGCCCAGGCGCTCAGAACGCCTTTCGAAAAAGCCAGAACGCTGCGTGATCCGTACTACTCGTGTGCAGCTACCGATCCCCATGCCTCCTCGATGGCCTTGCCGATATTCGGGGCACAGGAGGAGTTGGTGGGGGCCATGGTTATCTCCGGGCCTGCAAGCCGACTGACGCTGGAGCGTGTCCAGTCACTGCGCGAGTCGTTCTGTTCGGCCGCTTCTCGGCTGGCACGCAGCCTGGGCAGCAAGACGCTTTTCTTGTGGGAGCAGAGTGCCACGCCTGAGGCGGCCGATCAGAGCAAGCATTCGCTTTGA
- a CDS encoding RraA family protein, translating into MSIGFRVLNRARKVSPEWVELYRSVPVANASDSMNRMTAGGARLRPMHRQGVLSGVALTVKSRPGDNLMLHYAIDIAEPGDVIVVDAGGDLSNALIGEMMVAYAIKRGVAGIVINGAIRDAASIGAEDFPMFAAGITHRGPYKDGPGEINVPISIDGMVVEPGDLIIGDDDGLLCIPYDHVKDVYERAHAKHVAEQKQLEQIAKGENDRSWVLNTLREKGCQLA; encoded by the coding sequence GAATGGGTCGAGCTGTACCGCAGCGTTCCAGTCGCCAATGCCAGCGACTCGATGAATCGCATGACGGCTGGTGGCGCTCGACTGCGCCCGATGCACCGTCAGGGCGTGCTGTCCGGGGTAGCGCTTACGGTGAAATCACGCCCTGGCGATAATTTGATGCTGCACTACGCCATCGATATCGCAGAGCCAGGTGATGTGATCGTGGTGGACGCAGGCGGCGACCTGAGCAACGCGCTGATCGGGGAAATGATGGTGGCCTACGCCATCAAGCGAGGCGTGGCAGGCATCGTGATCAATGGCGCCATCCGCGATGCGGCCAGCATCGGCGCCGAGGACTTCCCCATGTTCGCGGCCGGCATAACGCACCGCGGCCCGTACAAGGACGGACCGGGTGAGATCAACGTGCCGATTTCAATCGACGGAATGGTCGTCGAACCAGGCGATCTGATCATTGGCGACGACGATGGCTTGCTGTGCATCCCCTATGACCACGTAAAGGACGTCTATGAACGTGCCCACGCCAAGCACGTAGCTGAGCAGAAGCAACTCGAACAGATCGCCAAAGGCGAGAATGATCGCTCCTGGGTACTGAATACCCTGCGCGAAAAAGGCTGCCAGTTGGCCTGA